The Methanobrevibacter gottschalkii DSM 11977 genome includes a region encoding these proteins:
- a CDS encoding Na+/H+ antiporter NhaC family protein: MNINNNMKLGLIAAISIIALFVLSLWISQTPANDDNSIRFGILTLLPPLVAIGLAFITKETILSLFMGVFVGEFMLCVNDLNIVSTAINAFLQMGSQIISCMADPWNAGIILQCLLIGGIIQLVTKMGGAKALADTFARRADTPRKAQLFTWFLGLCVFFDDYANSLIVGPIMRPVMDKLKVSREKLAFIVDATAAPVAGIAIISTWIGLEISLIAAGFESVGVTNVTGFGIFLQTIPYRFYNIFILLFIVISSITLYEFGPMKKAEQTARKRKENEEIIVPNAPGFDEVKPVEGIKLSIWNAIIPIGTLIIGALIAFYWSGYTTILGGEDQALIAIMKSSPLSFNGVFTALSQSDASVALFQAALLASIVAIVMAVGERILTIEDAISEWIGGMKTIVITGVILLLAWSLGGVIGDVGTANYLVGVLKNTLPQFIVPALIFILGALISFATGTAYGTMSILMPLAIPLAWAVGSGDMSFTIVCTSGVLTGAIFGDHCSPISDTTILSSMGTSCNHIDHVQTQIYYAIFVASVAIFIGYIPAGLGIPWFISIPIGVVVMYVGLKILGQKVDFDEVEESSS; encoded by the coding sequence ATGAATATTAATAATAATATGAAGTTGGGTCTAATTGCAGCTATATCTATTATAGCTCTTTTTGTTTTATCTTTATGGATTTCCCAAACACCTGCTAATGATGATAATTCTATTCGTTTTGGTATTTTAACATTATTGCCGCCTTTAGTAGCTATTGGTTTGGCGTTTATTACTAAAGAAACAATCTTGTCATTATTTATGGGTGTATTTGTGGGGGAATTTATGTTGTGTGTAAATGATTTAAATATTGTTTCCACAGCAATTAATGCATTTTTACAAATGGGTTCTCAAATCATCTCATGTATGGCTGATCCTTGGAATGCAGGTATTATTCTTCAATGTTTACTTATTGGAGGTATAATTCAACTTGTAACAAAAATGGGTGGAGCAAAAGCTCTTGCAGATACATTTGCTAGGAGAGCGGATACTCCAAGAAAAGCTCAATTATTCACTTGGTTTTTGGGATTATGTGTATTCTTTGATGATTACGCAAACTCTTTGATTGTTGGTCCTATTATGAGACCAGTTATGGACAAACTTAAAGTATCTAGGGAAAAATTAGCATTCATTGTAGATGCAACTGCAGCTCCTGTTGCAGGTATTGCTATTATTTCTACTTGGATTGGTTTGGAAATCAGTTTAATCGCTGCTGGATTTGAATCTGTTGGTGTAACTAATGTCACAGGTTTCGGTATATTTTTACAAACTATCCCATACAGGTTCTACAACATTTTCATTTTACTTTTCATAGTTATTTCATCAATAACTTTATATGAATTTGGGCCAATGAAAAAAGCGGAACAAACTGCACGTAAAAGAAAAGAAAATGAAGAAATCATTGTTCCAAATGCTCCTGGTTTTGATGAGGTTAAACCAGTTGAAGGAATTAAATTATCTATATGGAATGCAATTATACCTATTGGTACTTTAATTATAGGTGCTCTTATTGCATTCTATTGGAGTGGATACACCACTATTTTAGGTGGAGAGGATCAAGCTCTCATTGCTATAATGAAATCATCTCCATTATCATTTAATGGTGTTTTTACTGCTTTATCACAATCTGATGCTTCCGTTGCTCTTTTCCAAGCTGCACTTCTTGCTTCTATTGTGGCTATAGTGATGGCTGTTGGTGAGAGAATACTCACTATTGAAGATGCAATCTCTGAATGGATTGGAGGTATGAAAACTATTGTTATTACTGGTGTAATATTGCTTCTTGCTTGGTCTTTAGGTGGAGTAATTGGTGATGTTGGAACTGCTAATTATTTGGTGGGTGTTCTTAAGAATACATTGCCTCAATTTATTGTTCCTGCATTAATCTTTATTTTAGGTGCTTTAATTTCATTTGCGACAGGTACTGCATATGGTACTATGAGTATTTTAATGCCTTTGGCAATTCCATTGGCTTGGGCAGTAGGTAGTGGTGACATGTCATTTACTATTGTCTGTACTAGTGGTGTATTGACTGGAGCTATCTTTGGTGATCACTGTTCTCCTATTTCAGATACAACAATTTTATCATCTATGGGAACTAGTTGTAATCATATTGATCATGTTCAGACACAAATTTATTATGCAATATTCGTTGCATCTGTTGCTATCTTCATCGGTTACATCCCAGCAGGTTTAGGAATCCCTTGGTTCATTTCAATTCCTATTGGTGTTGTTGTAATGTATGTTGGACTTAAAATTTTAGGTCAAAAAGTAGATTTTGATGAAGTTGAGGAATCATCCTCATAG
- a CDS encoding RecB family exonuclease has translation MKLSKSKVNTYLKCPLEFKFQYIDEVEVPQNKYMALGSDVHLIAEKFAKKFGDNLDNIDIDNELLKIVHEEDIGYDLTPHVDNLSSFFEEVFVENDFKLYSQEEYLLDEENRFSGICDIILEDENGELVVIDYKTSNSSSFSKYRRELCYYKLLVENVCRKPVSRVGVFFTKNGRLRLLDICDEENKRKYLNYKEIDEAIKTLHEVRNNINNEKFPAKKQFLCKYCTYKHLCDAYF, from the coding sequence ATGAAATTATCAAAATCAAAAGTTAATACATATTTAAAATGTCCGCTTGAGTTTAAATTTCAATATATTGATGAAGTTGAAGTTCCGCAAAACAAATATATGGCTCTTGGAAGTGATGTTCATTTAATCGCTGAAAAATTTGCTAAAAAGTTTGGTGATAACCTAGATAATATTGATATTGATAATGAACTTTTAAAAATAGTTCATGAAGAGGATATCGGATATGATTTAACACCGCATGTTGATAATCTAAGTTCTTTTTTTGAAGAAGTGTTTGTTGAAAATGATTTTAAACTCTATTCACAGGAAGAATATTTACTTGATGAAGAAAATCGTTTTTCTGGAATCTGTGATATTATTTTAGAAGATGAAAATGGTGAATTAGTTGTTATTGATTATAAGACTTCCAATTCAAGTTCTTTTTCAAAATATCGTCGTGAACTTTGTTATTATAAGTTGCTTGTTGAAAATGTTTGCAGAAAACCGGTTTCACGTGTGGGAGTTTTCTTTACTAAAAATGGTCGTTTAAGGTTACTTGATATTTGTGATGAAGAAAATAAACGTAAATATTTAAATTATAAAGAAATCGATGAAGCAATCAAAACACTTCATGAAGTCAGAAATAACATCAATAATGAAAAGTTCCCAGCTAAAAAACAATTTTTATGCAAATATTGCACTTATAAACATCTTTGTGATGCATATTTTTAG
- a CDS encoding flavodoxin family protein, whose amino-acid sequence MKIVALQASPRKDGNCDVLMDEMIRGIEENGGKVTKYYLENQEIAPCKACLYCAENPECVRADDGNKILDEMIEADGVIFATPVYYGQMSAQGKLIIDRFYSIGQNPNKSLSGKAALIFTENQPEHTYDSYIELTKASPFEFMGYDVIGHVDAGNAGPAGIVAEEQKDKLKEAYELGLKF is encoded by the coding sequence ATGAAAATTGTAGCACTTCAAGCAAGTCCTCGTAAAGATGGAAATTGTGATGTATTAATGGATGAAATGATTAGAGGTATTGAAGAGAATGGTGGAAAAGTAACTAAATATTATTTGGAAAATCAGGAAATTGCACCATGTAAAGCCTGTTTATACTGTGCTGAAAATCCGGAATGTGTACGTGCAGACGATGGAAACAAAATATTGGATGAAATGATTGAAGCTGATGGAGTAATATTTGCAACTCCAGTTTACTATGGTCAAATGTCTGCTCAAGGTAAATTAATTATTGATCGTTTTTACAGTATTGGCCAAAACCCTAATAAAAGTTTATCTGGTAAAGCAGCATTGATTTTCACTGAAAACCAACCAGAACATACTTATGATAGTTACATTGAGCTTACAAAAGCATCTCCATTTGAATTTATGGGTTATGATGTAATTGGACATGTGGATGCAGGTAATGCAGGTCCAGCAGGTATTGTTGCCGAAGAACAAAAAGATAAATTAAAAGAAGCATACGAGCTTGGTTTAAAATTTTAA
- a CDS encoding 4Fe-4S dicluster domain-containing protein — MGLSSFFKRVKKDAKNEEIVECHIDINTDDCDGCEKCGIACPNNVFMMVDNVSKVRDSQVCKNCKICMAICPNDCITVN, encoded by the coding sequence ATGGGATTAAGTTCATTTTTTAAAAGAGTAAAAAAAGATGCCAAAAACGAAGAAATTGTTGAATGTCACATTGACATCAATACGGATGATTGTGATGGATGTGAAAAATGTGGTATTGCATGTCCAAATAATGTTTTTATGATGGTTGATAATGTTTCTAAAGTACGTGATTCTCAAGTCTGTAAAAATTGCAAAATATGCATGGCAATTTGTCCTAATGATTGTATAACTGTTAACTAA
- a CDS encoding putative quinol monooxygenase, giving the protein MDFLLVLAKIQPKEGCQDSILELAEELIYESLLEEGNIDYQLLKSSEDDSLTFVEKWESPEYLKKHMASPHFLNFNADCEEFIESNDIQLIEANKIEI; this is encoded by the coding sequence ATGGATTTTTTACTTGTTTTAGCAAAAATTCAACCTAAGGAAGGTTGTCAAGACAGTATCTTAGAACTTGCAGAAGAATTAATTTATGAATCTTTACTTGAAGAAGGTAATATTGATTACCAATTATTGAAATCCAGTGAAGATGATTCATTGACTTTTGTTGAAAAATGGGAAAGTCCGGAATATCTTAAAAAACACATGGCTTCACCGCACTTTTTAAATTTTAATGCAGACTGTGAAGAATTTATTGAAAGCAATGATATTCAACTTATTGAAGCTAATAAAATAGAAATATAA
- a CDS encoding iron-sulfur cluster assembly scaffold protein yields MIYSTEIENMCLVRKGANHDPAPIPEEGKWVKAKEISDISGFTHGIGWCAPQQGCCKLTLNVKDGIIEEALIETLGCSGMTHSAAMAGEILVGKTILEALNTDLVCDAINTAMRELFLQIVYGRTQSAFSEGGLQIGAGLEDLGKGHRSQVGTIYSTKEKGPRYLELTEGYITEIGLDGDNEIIGYKYINLGVMLDFIKEGIDPLEAIKKATGQYGRFDDAVKKIDPRSE; encoded by the coding sequence ATGATATATTCAACAGAAATTGAAAATATGTGTCTTGTTCGCAAAGGTGCAAATCATGACCCTGCTCCAATCCCTGAAGAGGGTAAATGGGTTAAAGCAAAAGAAATAAGTGATATTTCTGGTTTTACACATGGTATTGGTTGGTGTGCACCGCAACAAGGTTGTTGTAAATTAACATTAAATGTTAAAGATGGAATTATTGAAGAAGCATTAATTGAAACTTTAGGATGTTCAGGAATGACTCACTCAGCAGCTATGGCTGGTGAAATTTTAGTTGGAAAAACTATTCTTGAAGCATTAAACACTGATCTTGTTTGTGATGCTATTAACACTGCAATGCGTGAATTATTCTTACAAATTGTTTATGGGAGAACTCAATCTGCATTTTCAGAAGGAGGTCTTCAAATTGGCGCTGGACTTGAAGATTTAGGAAAAGGTCACAGAAGCCAAGTCGGAACAATTTACTCAACAAAAGAAAAAGGCCCAAGATATTTGGAATTAACTGAAGGTTATATTACTGAAATCGGGCTTGATGGAGATAATGAAATAATAGGTTATAAATATATCAATCTTGGAGTCATGCTGGATTTTATTAAAGAGGGTATTGACCCATTGGAAGCTATAAAAAAAGCTACTGGTCAATACGGAAGATTTGATGATGCAGTTAAAAAAATAGATCCTAGGAGTGAATAA
- a CDS encoding GGGtGRT protein: MSLFESYERRINQITPVLEKYGIKDLEEAKQICLDKGFNPYDIVKNVQPICFENACWAYTLGAAIAIKQGCVKASDAAKAIGEGLQAFCIPGSVADDRQVGLGHGNLASMLLSDESECFAFLAGHESFAAAEGAIGIANSANEVRKKPLRVILNGLGKDAALIISRINGFTHVETEFDYFTGEVKIVKEKAYSDGERAKVRCYGADDVREGVAIMHLEGVDVSITGNSTNPTRFQHPVAGTYKKECILQGKKYFSVASGGGTGRTLHPDNMAAGPASYGMTDTLGRMHSDAQFAGSSSVPAHVEMMGLIGMGNNPMVGASVAVAVAVEKAMKQ, translated from the coding sequence ATGAGTCTGTTTGAAAGTTATGAAAGAAGAATTAATCAAATCACTCCGGTTTTAGAGAAATATGGGATTAAAGACCTTGAAGAAGCAAAACAGATATGTCTTGACAAAGGTTTTAATCCATATGATATTGTAAAAAATGTTCAACCGATTTGTTTTGAGAATGCATGTTGGGCATATACTCTTGGAGCTGCAATTGCCATTAAACAAGGCTGTGTGAAAGCTTCTGATGCTGCAAAGGCAATTGGTGAAGGTTTACAGGCATTTTGTATTCCTGGAAGTGTTGCAGATGACCGACAAGTAGGATTGGGTCATGGTAATTTAGCATCAATGCTTTTGAGTGATGAAAGTGAATGTTTCGCATTTCTTGCAGGTCATGAAAGTTTTGCAGCTGCTGAAGGAGCTATTGGTATTGCAAACTCTGCAAATGAAGTACGCAAAAAACCTTTAAGAGTTATTTTGAACGGTCTTGGAAAAGATGCTGCATTAATTATTTCTAGAATTAATGGTTTTACTCATGTTGAAACAGAATTTGATTATTTCACTGGTGAAGTAAAAATAGTTAAAGAAAAAGCATATTCCGATGGTGAAAGGGCAAAAGTAAGATGTTATGGTGCTGATGATGTGCGTGAGGGTGTAGCTATTATGCATTTGGAAGGAGTTGATGTATCGATTACAGGTAACTCAACCAATCCGACACGTTTTCAACATCCCGTAGCCGGAACATATAAAAAAGAATGCATTTTACAGGGTAAAAAATACTTTTCTGTTGCATCTGGTGGAGGAACAGGTAGGACTTTACACCCAGACAATATGGCAGCGGGTCCTGCTTCATATGGTATGACTGATACACTTGGAAGGATGCATTCTGATGCTCAGTTTGCAGGTTCTTCATCAGTTCCCGCTCATGTGGAAATGATGGGATTAATAGGTATGGGTAACAACCCAATGGTTGGTGCATCTGTTGCAGTTGCAGTAGCTGTTGAAAAAGCAATGAAACAATAA
- a CDS encoding NUDIX domain-containing protein yields MSTLWGLTARGICQFNDKILLLKIRSNSAHDAEKWEIPGGKVKKCEFFDDALKREYLEETGLEIDVQELYNVVRNDYTACKTKEDVKSIQLIMKVSCDNDEVKISGEHDDFGWFSWNEIDEMIAGELLTPAAIMAFSKD; encoded by the coding sequence ATGTCCACTTTATGGGGTTTAACTGCAAGAGGAATTTGCCAGTTCAATGATAAAATTTTACTTTTGAAAATTAGATCTAATTCGGCTCATGATGCTGAGAAATGGGAAATTCCCGGTGGTAAAGTTAAAAAATGCGAATTTTTTGATGATGCATTAAAAAGAGAATATCTTGAAGAAACTGGTTTGGAAATTGATGTTCAGGAACTTTATAATGTAGTTCGAAATGATTATACTGCCTGCAAGACAAAAGAAGATGTCAAATCAATTCAATTAATAATGAAAGTATCATGTGATAATGATGAAGTTAAAATAAGCGGAGAACATGATGATTTTGGATGGTTTAGCTGGAATGAAATAGATGAAATGATTGCTGGTGAATTATTAACACCTGCAGCAATCATGGCCTTTAGTAAGGATTAA
- a CDS encoding amidohydrolase family protein, giving the protein MQKIINAHCHIYPEKIASKAVVGIKDFYDLDMSLNGKVSGLIEDGNKVGVTHYLIHSVATTPKQVKSINEFIAESVNTHPDIFTGFGTLHPDSEDIQGDFDYLIELGLKGVKIHPDFQQFAMNEERAFKIGDVVNKGNVPLMVHCGDFRYNYSNPDQIKPFLDKFPNITFIGAHFAGWSVWEEATEKLAGTPNLYVDLSSSLYDLTPETAVNLIHAYGADKVLWGTDYPMWESVSEMEYFNKLDLTEKEKSQILYENAAKILGLI; this is encoded by the coding sequence ATGCAAAAAATTATAAACGCACATTGCCATATTTATCCAGAAAAAATAGCATCAAAGGCAGTTGTTGGAATTAAAGATTTTTATGATTTAGATATGTCTTTAAATGGAAAAGTAAGTGGTTTAATAGAAGATGGTAACAAAGTTGGTGTTACTCATTATTTAATCCATTCAGTTGCAACAACTCCAAAACAAGTAAAATCCATTAATGAATTTATTGCTGAATCTGTAAATACTCATCCAGATATATTTACAGGATTTGGAACTCTACACCCGGATAGTGAAGATATTCAAGGTGATTTTGATTATTTAATTGAACTTGGCCTTAAAGGAGTTAAAATACATCCTGATTTTCAGCAATTTGCGATGAATGAAGAACGCGCATTTAAGATTGGAGACGTTGTGAATAAAGGTAATGTACCTCTGATGGTTCATTGTGGAGATTTCAGATATAATTATTCCAATCCTGATCAAATAAAACCATTTTTGGATAAATTCCCTAATATAACATTTATTGGTGCTCATTTTGCAGGTTGGAGTGTATGGGAAGAAGCTACTGAAAAATTAGCTGGAACTCCAAATTTATATGTTGATTTAAGTTCCAGTTTATATGATTTAACTCCTGAAACTGCAGTAAATCTAATTCATGCATATGGTGCGGATAAAGTGTTATGGGGAACTGATTATCCTATGTGGGAATCTGTCAGTGAAATGGAGTATTTTAATAAACTTGATTTAACTGAAAAAGAAAAATCTCAAATTTTATATGAGAATGCCGCAAAAATACTAGGTTTGATTTAA